The following are from one region of the Equus asinus isolate D_3611 breed Donkey chromosome 27, EquAss-T2T_v2, whole genome shotgun sequence genome:
- the ASB5 gene encoding ankyrin repeat and SOCS box protein 5 isoform X3 — translation MSRIYLDSGWLEVPWGDGDLGSWADRSPLHEAASQGRLLALRTLLSQGYNVNAVTIDHITPLHEACLGDHVACARTLLEAGANVNAITIDGVTPLFNACSQGSTSCTELLLEYGAKPQLESCLPSPTHEAASKGHHECLEILISWGIDVDQDIPHLGTPLYVACISQQFHCVRKLLYAGADVQKGKYWDTPLHAAAQQSSVEIVNLLLEFGADINAKNTELLRPVDIATTGGLLERLLLQHEATPSSLCQLCRLCIRNYIGRSRLHLMPQLQLPTLLQNFLQYR, via the exons ATGAGTCGGATTTACCTCGACAGTGGCTGGCTTGAAGTGCCGTGGGGAGATGGTGACTTAG GTTCCTGGGCAGATCGATCGCCACTACATGAAGCGGCAAGTCAAGGTCGACTTCTTGCTCTGAGAACATTGTTATCACAG GGTTATAATGTAAATGCAGTAACCATAGACCATATCACCCCATTGCATGAAGCCTGCCTTGGAGATCATGTGGCCTGTGCCagaactcttttggaagctggaGCTAAT gTAAATGCAATCACAATAGATGGTGTGACTCCATTATTCAATGCATGCTCACAAGGCAGTACCAGCTGTACAGAACTTCTTTTGGAATATGGTGCCAAACCCCAGCTGGAGTCATGTCTTCCTTCTCCCACCCATGAGGCTGCCAGTAAAG GTCACCATGAATGTCTAGAAATACTGATCTCCTGGGGCATAGACGTTGACCAAGACATTCCTCATTTGGGAACTCCTCTGTATGTAGCTTGTATATCACAGCAGTTCCATTGCGTTCGGAAGCTTCTTTATGCag GTGCTGATGTCCAAAAAGGCAAATATTGGGATACTCCATTGCACGCTGCTGCTCAACAGTCCAGCGTAGAAATTGTCAACTTACTGCTGGAGTTTGGCGCAGATATCAATGCCAAAAATACAGAGCTTCTGCGGCCTGTGGACATAGCTACCACCGGCGGTCTTCTGGAAAGATTACTGCTGCAACATGAAG CTACCCCAAGCTCTCTTTGCCAGCTTTGCCGACTCTGCATCAGAAACTACATAGGAAGATCAAGACTACACCTGATGCCACAGCTCCAGCTGCCAACATTATTGCAGAATTTCTTACAGTACCGATAA
- the SPATA4 gene encoding spermatogenesis-associated protein 4 encodes MAAAGQGGRLVTQPAAAVPKSPSLSPQPASPIRGRPKKGVAYPHPPKSSRLSRSVLRWLQGLDLSFFPRNINRDFSNGFLIAEIFTIYYPWDLKLSSFANGTSLKVKLDNWAQVEKFLAKKKFKLPKELIHGTIHCKAGVPEILIQEVYTLLTHREIRSIQDDLVNFTDYSYQMQLPLVPRSTASKSIKNNIRLSELISNPNRLSNELKVDFLFLLQMLQRKLSRKLNPKWFEVKPTVGEFTLDRLPAKDSGCKYNSVISRERVTPVLENTDNGGSPVKEIHVKQAGKHSPESIRKPIRNMKK; translated from the exons ATGGCTGCCGCGGGCCAGGGAGGACGGCTTGTGACACAGCCGGCGGCAGCCGTCCCCAAGTCACCTTCCCTTTCGCCACAGCCAGCATCTCCCATCCGAGGGAGGCCTAAGAAGGGTGTGGCCTATCCGCATCCCCCGAAGAGCTCGCGCCTGTCTCGGTCCGTCCTGCGCTGGCTCCAGGGCCTGGACCTCAGCTTCTTCCCCAGGAACATCAACAG GGATTTTTCCAATGGTTTCCTGATAGCAGAAATATTCACTATATATTACCCCTGGGACCTTAAACTGTCCTCCTTTGCAAACGGAACTTCTTTAAAAGTCAAGTTGGATAACTGGGCACAGGTGGAAAAG ttcctggcaaaaaaaaaatttaaattacctaAAGAACTAATTCATGGAACAATTCACTGTAAAGCCGGAGTACCTGAAATACTGATACAAGAGGTTTACACCCTGTTAACACATCGAGA aattagaAGTATCCAGGATGACCTCGTGAATTTCACAGACTATAGTTACCAGATGCAGTTGCCCCTGGTTCCCAGGTCTACAGCGTCCAAGTCTATAAAGAATAACATTAGGTTATCAGAATTAATCAGTAATCCCAACAGGCTCAGCAATGAACTTAAAGTAGACTTCCTCTTCCTTTTACAAATGTTGCAAagaaaattaagcagaaaattgAATCCAA AATGGTTTGAGGTCAAACCGACTGTGGGAGAATTTACTCTCGATCGTCTTCCTGCCAAAGACTCTGGGTGCAAATATAATTCAGTGATTTCGAGGGAAAGAGTCACTCCTGTTTTAG aaaatacagaTAATGGTGGCAGTCCAGTTAAAGAAATTCACGTCAAACAAGCTGGAAAACATTCTCCTGAATCCATTAGGAAACCTAtcagaaacatgaaaaaataa